From a region of the Candidatus Hydrogenedentota bacterium genome:
- the tuf gene encoding elongation factor Tu yields the protein MAKAKFERTKPHVNIGTIGHVDHGKTTLTSAITMALAKKGMAQVMAFDQIDKAPEEKERGITIAIAHVEYETEKRHYAHVDCPGHADYIKNMITGAAQMDGSILVVGADDGPMAQTREHILLARQVNVPAIVVYMNKIDLVDDPELLDLVELEVRELLTKYEFPGDEIPVIRGSARAAMEGRDPEIGEQSVLKLMEAVDAYIPTPTRSLDKPFLMPIEDVFTITGRGTVVTGAIAQGVIHVGDKVQLVGVKSEIKETVVTGVEMFRKMLDEGQAGDNVGLLLRGVERDDVVRGMVVAKPGSITPHTKFEAQVYVLTKEEGGRHTPFFNGYRPQFYFRTTDVTGNLNLPEGVEMVMPGDNVQITAELITPIAMNEELRFAIREGGRTVGAGVVSKIIE from the coding sequence TGGCGCTGGCGAAGAAGGGCATGGCGCAGGTCATGGCGTTCGACCAGATTGACAAGGCGCCCGAGGAGAAAGAGCGCGGGATCACGATCGCGATTGCGCACGTTGAATACGAGACGGAGAAGCGGCATTACGCGCACGTGGACTGCCCCGGCCACGCGGACTACATCAAGAACATGATTACGGGCGCGGCGCAGATGGACGGATCGATCCTGGTGGTGGGCGCGGACGACGGCCCGATGGCGCAGACGCGCGAGCACATTCTTCTGGCGCGCCAGGTGAACGTGCCGGCGATCGTGGTGTACATGAACAAGATTGATTTGGTGGACGATCCGGAATTGCTGGACTTGGTCGAGTTGGAAGTGCGGGAGTTGCTGACGAAGTACGAGTTTCCGGGCGACGAGATCCCGGTGATTCGCGGATCGGCGCGCGCGGCGATGGAAGGGCGCGACCCGGAAATCGGCGAGCAGTCGGTGTTGAAGCTGATGGAGGCGGTGGACGCGTACATTCCGACGCCGACGCGTTCGTTGGACAAGCCGTTCCTGATGCCGATCGAGGACGTGTTCACGATTACGGGCCGCGGGACGGTGGTGACGGGCGCGATTGCGCAGGGCGTGATCCATGTGGGCGACAAGGTGCAGTTGGTCGGCGTGAAGAGCGAGATCAAGGAGACGGTGGTGACGGGCGTGGAGATGTTCCGGAAGATGCTCGACGAGGGTCAGGCCGGAGACAACGTGGGCTTGCTGCTTCGCGGCGTGGAACGCGACGACGTGGTGCGGGGGATGGTGGTGGCGAAGCCGGGTTCGATCACGCCGCACACGAAGTTCGAGGCGCAGGTGTATGTGCTGACGAAGGAAGAGGGCGGCCGCCACACGCCGTTTTTCAACGGGTACCGTCCGCAGTTTTATTTCCGGACGACGGACGTGACGGGCAATCTGAACCTTCCCGAAGGCGTGGAGATGGTGATGCCGGGCGACAATGTGCAGATCACGGCGGAATTGATCACGCCGATCGCGATGAACGAAGAGCTTCGGTTCGCGATCCGCGAAGGCGGACGGACCGTCGGCGCGGGCGTCGTCTCGAAGATTATCGAGTAA